A single Dehalococcoidia bacterium DNA region contains:
- a CDS encoding MaoC family dehydratase N-terminal domain-containing protein yields the protein MVLESSARITEQGIADLRARVGSYYTVQRGDTQATADNIRHFCDAIGDHNPLHIDLDYARKSRLGRLQAPPTFLYSIIHPTGMRTGGMPGVHAFHSGNDWEYLRRIQEGDILTGSYRPISIVEKRSQMGGRSVVVYAEIVFFNQRADVVARTIGWTIRVERQASQERGKYKAITKYRHTDEEIERILAAYAKEPASVRGATPRYWEDVQVGEELPPVVKGPLNMGDMIAWRGVFGHPAAAHGLALREMKRHPAFTFRDPKTGAMQRIAQVHEDAKAAESAGVPGAYDIGAQRNCWLGTVATNWMGDDGFMTRLYAEYRRFNIFGDVQWGKGKVTGKRVANGSHLADLDIWFENQRGEVTTPGHATVSLPSRVGK from the coding sequence ATGGTACTGGAAAGCAGCGCAAGGATAACGGAGCAGGGGATCGCCGATCTGCGCGCCCGCGTCGGCTCGTACTACACCGTCCAGCGGGGCGACACGCAGGCGACCGCGGACAACATCCGCCACTTCTGCGACGCCATCGGCGACCACAACCCCCTCCACATTGACCTGGACTACGCCCGCAAGTCCAGGCTGGGCAGGCTGCAGGCACCGCCCACGTTCCTCTATAGCATCATCCACCCGACAGGGATGCGGACCGGCGGCATGCCCGGCGTCCATGCCTTCCACTCAGGGAACGACTGGGAGTATCTCCGGCGCATCCAGGAGGGAGACATCCTGACGGGCAGCTACAGGCCCATCAGCATCGTCGAGAAGCGCAGCCAGATGGGCGGGCGCTCCGTCGTCGTGTACGCGGAGATCGTGTTCTTCAACCAGCGCGCCGACGTGGTGGCCCGCACCATCGGCTGGACGATCCGCGTGGAGCGGCAGGCATCCCAGGAGAGAGGCAAGTACAAGGCCATCACGAAGTACCGCCACACGGACGAGGAGATTGAGCGCATCCTCGCCGCATACGCGAAGGAACCGGCGTCCGTCCGGGGGGCCACGCCGCGCTACTGGGAGGATGTGCAAGTGGGCGAAGAGCTGCCTCCCGTCGTGAAGGGGCCTCTGAACATGGGCGACATGATCGCGTGGCGCGGCGTCTTCGGACACCCTGCCGCAGCCCACGGGCTGGCCCTTCGGGAGATGAAGCGCCATCCCGCCTTCACCTTCAGGGACCCGAAGACGGGCGCCATGCAGCGCATCGCGCAGGTCCATGAAGATGCGAAAGCCGCCGAAAGCGCGGGCGTCCCCGGCGCGTACGACATCGGCGCGCAGCGCAACTGCTGGCTGGGCACCGTCGCCACCAACTGGATGGGCGACGATGGCTTCATGACACGGCTCTACGCGGAGTACCGCCGCTTCAACATCTTCGGCGACGTCCAGTGGGGCAAAGGCAAGGTCACGGGCAAACGCGTCGCGAACGGCAGCCATCTGGCGGACCTGGACATCTGGTTTGAGAACCAGCGCGGCGAAGTCACAACGCCCGGTCACGCCACCGTATCCCTGCCATCCCGGGTCGGAAAGTAG
- a CDS encoding MaoC family dehydratase N-terminal domain-containing protein codes for MPLPSLVTNATITKQGVDALRRRCGVPLRLHPQNEQVTRDAIWRFTRGVGDGNPLWTDETYATHTHHAIIPAPPTFLYSVVCPSGALAGGLPGVHSFHGGNDWEFYRVPHLGDRITPSATLTDVVEKQSSYAGRSVIQYVDVMYKDQEGEAVAKARGWSIRTERDAARQRGKYAGLSPATYTPEDLRAIEEALDHEEIQGNKIRYWEDVKEGDSLGAVVKGPLGLEDVETFVAHVHGSMAMGRHAAYLQRHPAWVYRDPETNYYEPWSQVNFLESTAQAVGIPRPYALGSQRVCWLGHLLTNWMGDDGFLAELSVTMTRPNPHGDTQWCKGTVTRKRVENGQHLVDCDVWSESQRGEVTTKGTAVVRLLSTSVQLWGVAAGKS; via the coding sequence ATGCCGCTACCATCACTTGTTACGAACGCTACGATCACGAAGCAGGGCGTGGACGCGCTGCGGCGGCGCTGCGGCGTGCCGCTGCGCCTGCACCCCCAAAACGAGCAGGTCACCAGGGACGCCATCTGGCGCTTCACACGGGGCGTCGGCGACGGCAACCCGCTGTGGACGGACGAGACCTACGCCACCCACACCCATCACGCCATCATCCCCGCGCCGCCAACGTTTCTGTACAGCGTCGTGTGCCCCAGCGGCGCCCTGGCGGGCGGACTCCCCGGCGTCCACTCCTTCCACGGCGGCAACGACTGGGAGTTCTATCGCGTCCCCCATCTCGGCGACCGCATCACGCCGTCCGCCACGCTGACCGACGTAGTGGAGAAGCAGAGCAGCTACGCAGGCCGCTCCGTTATCCAGTACGTGGACGTCATGTACAAGGACCAGGAGGGCGAGGCTGTGGCGAAGGCGCGCGGATGGAGCATCCGGACGGAGCGCGACGCAGCCCGGCAAAGAGGAAAATACGCGGGACTCTCCCCCGCGACGTACACGCCCGAAGATCTGCGGGCGATTGAAGAGGCGCTGGACCACGAGGAGATTCAGGGAAACAAGATACGCTACTGGGAGGACGTGAAGGAGGGCGACTCGCTGGGCGCCGTGGTCAAGGGACCGCTGGGACTGGAGGACGTGGAGACGTTTGTCGCTCACGTCCACGGGAGCATGGCGATGGGCAGGCACGCCGCCTATTTGCAGCGACATCCCGCATGGGTGTACCGTGACCCGGAGACGAACTACTACGAGCCGTGGTCCCAAGTGAATTTTCTTGAGTCCACCGCCCAGGCGGTCGGTATCCCGCGCCCCTATGCCCTGGGATCGCAGCGTGTCTGCTGGCTGGGCCATCTGCTGACCAACTGGATGGGCGACGATGGCTTTCTGGCGGAGCTATCCGTCACGATGACGCGCCCGAACCCGCACGGGGACACCCAGTGGTGCAAGGGGACCGTCACGCGCAAGCGGGTCGAGAACGGCCAGCACCTGGTGGACTGCGACGTCTGGTCCGAGAGCCAGCGCGGAGAGGTCACGACGAAAGGCACGGCCGTGGTACGCCTGCTGTCCACGTCCGTTCAGCTCTGGGGCGTGGCCGCCGGAAAGAGCTGA